Within Microbacterium lacus, the genomic segment CCTTCCCGAGCGCGAAGGAGAGGAAGTCCCAGGCTCCCTGCTGATGCGGCGACTGAGCGGACACGCCGGCCAGCCAGCCGTAGAGGATGTGCTTGGGCTCGAAATCACCGCCATCGCTCATCGGTGGAAGACCCGCACTGAAGGTGTCGGCGACATTCGAGCTCGTGGGATCCGCCAGGACTCCGTACCATCCGGAAGGGGCCACCATCTGCGCGCAGTCGAGCTGGGTGAAGGCGGTCGTCGCACCGGTCTGACCAGAACTGTACGTGCTTTCCGGCGAGAATGGCGCCAGGGCCACATAGTCCTCCATGACTTGCTTTGCGAAGTCCGTGCTCAGCAGCGGCTCGTTGGTCTCCGGATCGAGCAACCGGCCACCCGAGGAGTACAGCCGCTCCGTGTACGCCCGTGCCGACAGCGCAGGCCCCCAGTAACCGCAGTACCCGTAGTAGCCCGCATCCGAGAACTCGGCCGCCTGTTCGTTCACCTCTTCCCACGTGGTCGGAAGCTCGAGGCCCAGTTCCTCGAACAGGTCGGTGCGGTAGAAATTGACGAACGGCTCGGTGCTCAGCGGCACCCCGTAGGTCACGTCTTCGTACTTCGAATACTCCTGCAGAGCATCGGGGAAGTCATCGATGTCGTAGGCCTCATCCGCATCGATGAAGGTATCCAGCGGTTGCAGAGCGCCGGAGGGGACGATCGTCGGCATCGTCAAGGCGTCGAACTGAGCAATGTCGAAAGTCGCTTGGTTTGCTTGGCCCGCGAGGATCATCTTCGTGGGCAGTTGGGCGTTCGGCACTGATACGAACTCAACGTCGATTCCGGTGCTTGCGGTGTACTCAGCTCCTGCCTCTTTGAGGAACGTGGCACTCGGGCTGTCTGTGACCAGCACAGTGAGCTTCGTCACTTCCTCTTCCGATTGTGGAACTCCAGGAGCCCCCGCTTCGTTTCCACTTTCGTCGGCGGTGCACGCCGTGAGGGCGAGCGCGGCTGCCGCGGCCAGCGCCACTGCACTGTGGATGCGCTTCATGAACTGCTCTCTTTCAGATTGATGATGAACGTGCTCTAGTGCTCACCCGCCGCGAAGGCTGACTCCGCATTGAGTCCGGGACGGAGTTTCTGGACCCGTATTTTCTATATTATGCATGAAATTATGTATATACAAAGGCGAGCTTTCCGGTTGCGCCATCCGCGAAGCGTCGGTAAGCCTCCTCTCCCGCCGCCAGGTCGTAGGTCTCGCTCACCAGGGAGTCCGGATGGATTCCGGTCCGCGCGAGAAGTCGGGTCACCTCCTCCATCTCGGCCATGCTCGACACCCACGACCCCCGTACGGTCAGCAGCTTCTTGAGGACGAGATCCGTGGGACTGAATGTGAGGTCCTGCCTTCCGACGCCGACGTAGACCACGCGTCCCCAGGTTCCGGCCGCCTCCAGGCAAAGCAATCGCGCGGGGACGGCCCCCGAGCATTCGATGGCCGCGTCGACGCCGAAGCCCCCGGTGAGCGCGTCGAGTTCTGCCGCCGCATCCGTTGCGGACAACGCATGTGCCAGTCCATGGCGCGTCGCTTCAGCCAGCCGGTCTGCGTTGGGATCGGAACCGATGACGAAGACACCCATGTTCGCTGCGAGCAGCGTCACGGCAAGGCCAACAGGACCCATTCCTGTCACGAGCAGCCGGTCCCCGGCACGCACGCCCGTTTTGAGCAACGCCGAATATGCCGTGGACACCCCGCAGGCGATCATCGCGCCATCGATGAAGCTCAAGGTTTCTGGGAGCAGGATGAGCGAGCGCTCTTCGACGAGTAGCAGGGGCGCGTGTCCACCGTTCCTGCCGCCTCCGTATGCGATGCGGGCGGCGCTGCGGCAGACGACGGGGTAGCCTCGTCGACAGTTGTCGCACGTGCCGCATCCCAGAATGTGATGCACGAGCACACGGTCACCGACAGCGAAACCCGTCACCGCCGATCCGACCGACTCGACCACCCCGGCGGGCTCATGCCCCCCAGCGATGAGCGTTGTTCCATCAGGTGCCCGAAGCCCGCTGGGAGCGATGTACGAGTGCAGGTCGCTCCCACAGATGCCTGACGCCTTAACGGATATGCGCACTTCCGTCGGGCCAGGAGAGGGGATATCAAACTCGCGCAGGGCCACGGTGCTCTCGCCAGGGAAGGCGAGACCGGTCACAGTTGTCATGATCGACCAATCTTCAGGAAGTAGTTACATATAGAATATAGAAAATCCGACGAAGATGGGATGCGATGTGTCCCAAGACGAGTGAAAGGCCGTGAGAGTGAGCCGTTACTGCCTTCGAACGCCGACGGTCGAGGCTGTCGTCGATCTAGGTCGAGGAGCAGAAGTCGCTTCGTTGACCGACAGGGCAACCGGTATCGACGTCTTGATGCGCACGCCCTGGGCCGTCAGCTCCGACGCGGTGCGACCGGTGCCACAGACAAGCCCTCGGGACAGCGAGGAAGCCTGGATGGACTCCTACTCCGGTGGATGGCAGGTGCTCGTCCCTCACGCAGGCCCTTCGACAACCGTGGACGGGGTGGAACGGCGGTACCACGGCCAGGCGTCCGCGCTGGAGTGGGAGTTGACGCGCGTGCAGGACTCTCGGATCGAGGCCCATGTGCGGCTGACCGAACTCCCTTTCCATATTCAGAGGTCGATCAGCGTGAACGGGGACGTGGTGAGCGTGGAGGACAGTCTCCACAACATGTCAGACCAGGCTCACCGCTACGTTTACCAGCACCACCCGGCCTTCGGCGCTCCCTTTTTGGGGCCGATGTGCGAAGTCGAACTGCCTGGGGATGACTTCTTCCTCATCTCGACCGAGCCCGGGGGGCCGGGCGGGGCGAATCCCCGCCATATTCCTGCCCTCGACGGCAGTCGACTCTTCGGTGCCGTCGCCGTCCAAGGAGCGGGCCGCGCGAGGGTGAGCAATCCACTCCTCGGCCTTGCAGTGGAACTCAGCTGGGACGATCCCGACCTTCGATATGCGTGGATCTGGCGTGAGTCAGGTGCCTCCGTCGATTCCCGATGGGCCGGGGGCGGATACGTATACGCCATCGAACCGTCGACGACTCCGCCCGGTGCGGACAACTTGCGGATGCTGACCCTCGAGCCGGGCGGACGCCGTCGATTCACCGTTGCGGTGGGTCTGACTCGTTTCATCCCGACCAATGCAACGGAGAAGGACAAACAATGAAGGTCGCCATCACAGGTGCTCTCGGAATAGTCGGATCTATAGTCTCCGCCCACCTCAGCGCTGCCGGCCACGAGGCTATCCGTATCGACATCCGTCGGCCGCCGGCTGGTGAGCCGGGGGCGTCCGAGTCCTCCGTAGCCGATCTGACGGACTATAACGCCGCCCGCTCCGCGCTGAGTGGCGCGGACGCCGTGGTGCACCTCGCTGCAATCAACAACCCGCGGACGGCGCCGGAGTGGCAGGTGCACAACACGAATGTGACCTCGTCGTACAACGTCCTTTCTGCCGCCGCAGAGCTCGGCATCCGTCGGGTCGTGCAAGCCTCAAGCGTCAATGCCATCGGGATGGCTTGGAGCAGGCAACCACGTTTCGATTACCTGCCCGTCGATCTTGAACATCCCTCACGGACGGAGGACGGCTATAGCCTGTCGAAACAGATTCAGGAGCTGCAGGCTGACTCACTCGTTCGCCGCCACGACTCACTTAGCGTGGTCAGCCTTCGCCTGCACGCCGTGCTGGCCCATGCTGCCGATGCACAAGCCGGTATAGATCGCTTCGGGCTTGACTGGGCTGTCAATGGTCTCTTCGGGTACTGCACCCACGTGTCGGTTGCCACCGCGATCGAGCAGGCAATCCTCGTCGACTTCCGCGGACACGAGCGGCTCTGGGTGGTGGAGCCGCAGACATTTAGCGACGAACCCACCTCCGAACTCGTCCGACGCTACTACTCCGGTGTACCGCTGATCCGACCGCTCGTCGGGCGGGAAGCACTCATCGACGCGCGTCGAACTCGCGAGGTCCTGAGATGGACACCATCAACCGAAGGGAACTCAGCGTGATCGCGCTACCGGGTGTTCTGGACGGCCAACTGATCATTCCTGTCGTCACGATTCATGATGCCTCGACGGCACCACACGTCGTCGCAGCGCTGGCCGCCGGCGGCATCGGCTGCGTCGAGATCACTCTCCGAACCTCTTCGGCGCTTGAAGCGATCGCCGCTGCAGCAGCGACCGAGACACTCCACGTGGGCGCAGGCACCGTTCTCACGGCGGAGGACGTCGACCGCGTCGCGGAGGCGGGCGCGCGCTTCGTCATCAGCCCCGGGCTGGACGAACGTGTGGTCTCCCGAGCTACGGACCTCGGACTTGCCGTGCTTCCGGGAGCAGCGACAGCGACGGAAGCTCAGAGAGCCCTCACCGGCGGCCTGGGCGCTGTCAAGTTCTTCCCTGCAGATCAGCTCGGCGGGCTCAACGCTGTCGCCGCGCTCGCCCAGCCGTTTCCCACATTGGCCTTCGTGCCAAGCGGCGGCGTCTCCCCGCTGAACGCAGCGCGGTATCTGCGGCATCCCGCAGTCCCTGCCGTCAGCGGGAGTTGGCTTGCACCGTCAGACGTCCTAGCTGCGCGGGACTACCGAAAAATCGAGAAGCTGAGCCGCGAGGCGGCCAGGCTCGTGAAGGAGGTGCAGGGATGAACGGTGGGCTGCTCACCCTAGGAGAGACCATGGCGCTGCTTCGCCCCACCGCCCCCTTAGCGCTCGAACACGCCAACGAGCTGGCGATCGGCGTAGGCGGCGCTGAAAGCAACGTCGCCATCGGTGTCGCTCGGCTGGGTCTGCCATCTGCGTGGATCGGCCGCGTTGGCGACGACGCCCTTGGCCGACGAGTCCTCCGTGAACTTCGCGGGGAGTCCGTCGAAGTTCATGCACGCGTGGAGGTCGCGGCGCCCACCGGTCTCATGATCAAGGAGCCGGTCGCGCAGGTCACTCGGGTTAGGTACCACCGGTACGGCAGCGCGGGAAGCATGATCTCACCCGAGGATGTCGACGAGGGGATGGTCCGCCTCGCGGGCGTCGTTCACGTTACAGGCATCACTCCGGCGATCTCCTCCAGCGCGGCTGAAGCCGTCGATCGGCTGATCGACCTTGCGCATGCTTTCCGCGTGCCGGTGTCATTCGACGTCAATCATCGATCTTTCCTCTGGAGGGACCGAGATCCGTCACCTGTGTATAGACGTCTTGCGGCGAAGGCGACGATCGTCTTCGCCGGCGTCGAGGAGGCAGAACTCTTGGTCGGAGAAGGGTCGCCCGCGGATCTCAGCAGGCGTCTTTCTCAGCTCGGGCCCGGACAGGCGATCGTCAAGCTCGGAAGTCGCGGCTGCGTGTCGTACATCGACGGCAACTTTGCCGAAGTTCCCGCAATCGGCGTCACGGTCGTCGACACCGTTGGCGCCGGCGACGCTTTCGTTGCCGGGTATCTGACCGGGTTTCTTGAGGGCCGCTCGGCCGCCGAGCGGGTGGACCTTGCCGTGCGTTGCGGCGCGTTTGCATGCCTCGGCCCGGGTGACTGGGAGAGCTCCCCACATCGATCCCAACTCGAACTGCTTAATGGCCTGGGGGACCCGGTGCTCCGGTAACCCCTTGACGAGGGTCAGCGGTGGCTCGCGCCATCCAGAAACATCGTCGTTAACAGTTCGGACACCTGCGAGGGAGCGAGGTCTCCGTCCGCTCGGTACCAAAACATCGTCCAATTCAGCAGATTGAACAGTGCGAGAGTCAGATGGGGCGCAGGCACGTCCTCCCGCAGGTCACCAGACTCCTGCGCCTCGCGGACGAGCGACTCGGTCCAGTTCTGATAGGAATCGCGCAATTGCACGACCTCATTGAGACGGTCGCCTGACAACGACCTCATGTCCGTAAGCATGGTGTGACTGAAGTCCACTTCGGCCAGCATGGCCACGGTGTGCCCGTGGATCATCGCCCGAATACGCTCCCGCGGGCGGGCCTCAGCCTGCTCGACGGCCGCTTTCGCGTTGACCTCGACGTCATGCAAGGCGGCCAGGCAGATCCGGTAGAGCAGATCTTCCTTGCTCGAGACGTGGTGGTAGAGCGTCGCCTTCTTGATCCCCAGCGCTTCGGAGATCTCGCGCGTCGTAGTGGCTTCGTATCCGTGACGCCGAAAAAGTGATGCAGCATCCGAAAGAATGCGTTGACCGGTCGAACGTCTTGCCCGCCCTGCAGGTTCGGTCATCCGAGCCACCTTTCTCGACGGGCTTCCAGGCTCCGGCCGCGGCGAGCTATCGCTCAGCCTTCAACCGCCGGATGTCCGGCCGGTGGCCCTGACCAGCAACCACGCACCGGGGATCAGCAACGCAGCGACTGCCGCTTTGATGAGACCAGGGATGATGAACGGTACTACCCCCACGGCCAGGATGCTCGTCACGGTGACCGCGTTTCCCTGGACAGGCCCGAGTATGAGCGCCATGTACGGCAGCCCGAAGACAAAGGGCACGACTGACGCGGCGACGAAGCCCACGAAGGCAAGCCACGGCATCCGATCCCATGCACGCTCCGCGAACCAGCCCGCGACGAAGGCAGCGGGGATGAAGCCGAGGACGAATCCGAAAGACGGCGCAAGGACGTATGCAGGGCCGGCAACCGGCCCCGCGAAGATAGGGGCGCCCGCGAGCCCAATTAGCAAGTAGGTCGCCAGACTCGCGGCGCCGCGCCGCGATCCCAATACCGCGCCGACGGTGATGACGGCCAGTGTCTGCCCGGTGATCGGGATCGGGCCGATGAAGAAGGACACCTTCGCGAGCACCGAGACAAGCGCGACTCCAGCCGCGACGAGGGCAACGTTACTCGCCATGCGAGTGAGCGGTCGGGTCGTAGCGATCATGTCGGCCA encodes:
- a CDS encoding ABC transporter substrate-binding protein, with product MKRIHSAVALAAAAALALTACTADESGNEAGAPGVPQSEEEVTKLTVLVTDSPSATFLKEAGAEYTASTGIDVEFVSVPNAQLPTKMILAGQANQATFDIAQFDALTMPTIVPSGALQPLDTFIDADEAYDIDDFPDALQEYSKYEDVTYGVPLSTEPFVNFYRTDLFEELGLELPTTWEEVNEQAAEFSDAGYYGYCGYWGPALSARAYTERLYSSGGRLLDPETNEPLLSTDFAKQVMEDYVALAPFSPESTYSSGQTGATTAFTQLDCAQMVAPSGWYGVLADPTSSNVADTFSAGLPPMSDGGDFEPKHILYGWLAGVSAQSPHQQGAWDFLSFALGK
- a CDS encoding zinc-binding dehydrogenase, which codes for MTTVTGLAFPGESTVALREFDIPSPGPTEVRISVKASGICGSDLHSYIAPSGLRAPDGTTLIAGGHEPAGVVESVGSAVTGFAVGDRVLVHHILGCGTCDNCRRGYPVVCRSAARIAYGGGRNGGHAPLLLVEERSLILLPETLSFIDGAMIACGVSTAYSALLKTGVRAGDRLLVTGMGPVGLAVTLLAANMGVFVIGSDPNADRLAEATRHGLAHALSATDAAAELDALTGGFGVDAAIECSGAVPARLLCLEAAGTWGRVVYVGVGRQDLTFSPTDLVLKKLLTVRGSWVSSMAEMEEVTRLLARTGIHPDSLVSETYDLAAGEEAYRRFADGATGKLAFVYT
- a CDS encoding DUF4432 family protein gives rise to the protein MSRYCLRTPTVEAVVDLGRGAEVASLTDRATGIDVLMRTPWAVSSDAVRPVPQTSPRDSEEAWMDSYSGGWQVLVPHAGPSTTVDGVERRYHGQASALEWELTRVQDSRIEAHVRLTELPFHIQRSISVNGDVVSVEDSLHNMSDQAHRYVYQHHPAFGAPFLGPMCEVELPGDDFFLISTEPGGPGGANPRHIPALDGSRLFGAVAVQGAGRARVSNPLLGLAVELSWDDPDLRYAWIWRESGASVDSRWAGGGYVYAIEPSTTPPGADNLRMLTLEPGGRRRFTVAVGLTRFIPTNATEKDKQ
- a CDS encoding NAD-dependent epimerase/dehydratase family protein: MKVAITGALGIVGSIVSAHLSAAGHEAIRIDIRRPPAGEPGASESSVADLTDYNAARSALSGADAVVHLAAINNPRTAPEWQVHNTNVTSSYNVLSAAAELGIRRVVQASSVNAIGMAWSRQPRFDYLPVDLEHPSRTEDGYSLSKQIQELQADSLVRRHDSLSVVSLRLHAVLAHAADAQAGIDRFGLDWAVNGLFGYCTHVSVATAIEQAILVDFRGHERLWVVEPQTFSDEPTSELVRRYYSGVPLIRPLVGREALIDARRTREVLRWTPSTEGNSA
- a CDS encoding bifunctional 4-hydroxy-2-oxoglutarate aldolase/2-dehydro-3-deoxy-phosphogluconate aldolase codes for the protein MDTINRRELSVIALPGVLDGQLIIPVVTIHDASTAPHVVAALAAGGIGCVEITLRTSSALEAIAAAAATETLHVGAGTVLTAEDVDRVAEAGARFVISPGLDERVVSRATDLGLAVLPGAATATEAQRALTGGLGAVKFFPADQLGGLNAVAALAQPFPTLAFVPSGGVSPLNAARYLRHPAVPAVSGSWLAPSDVLAARDYRKIEKLSREAARLVKEVQG
- a CDS encoding sugar kinase, giving the protein MNGGLLTLGETMALLRPTAPLALEHANELAIGVGGAESNVAIGVARLGLPSAWIGRVGDDALGRRVLRELRGESVEVHARVEVAAPTGLMIKEPVAQVTRVRYHRYGSAGSMISPEDVDEGMVRLAGVVHVTGITPAISSSAAEAVDRLIDLAHAFRVPVSFDVNHRSFLWRDRDPSPVYRRLAAKATIVFAGVEEAELLVGEGSPADLSRRLSQLGPGQAIVKLGSRGCVSYIDGNFAEVPAIGVTVVDTVGAGDAFVAGYLTGFLEGRSAAERVDLAVRCGAFACLGPGDWESSPHRSQLELLNGLGDPVLR
- a CDS encoding TetR/AcrR family transcriptional regulator — encoded protein: MTEPAGRARRSTGQRILSDAASLFRRHGYEATTTREISEALGIKKATLYHHVSSKEDLLYRICLAALHDVEVNAKAAVEQAEARPRERIRAMIHGHTVAMLAEVDFSHTMLTDMRSLSGDRLNEVVQLRDSYQNWTESLVREAQESGDLREDVPAPHLTLALFNLLNWTMFWYRADGDLAPSQVSELLTTMFLDGASHR
- a CDS encoding biotin transporter BioY; this encodes MIATTRPLTRMASNVALVAAGVALVSVLAKVSFFIGPIPITGQTLAVITVGAVLGSRRGAASLATYLLIGLAGAPIFAGPVAGPAYVLAPSFGFVLGFIPAAFVAGWFAERAWDRMPWLAFVGFVAASVVPFVFGLPYMALILGPVQGNAVTVTSILAVGVVPFIIPGLIKAAVAALLIPGAWLLVRATGRTSGG